One Syntrophobacterales bacterium genomic region harbors:
- a CDS encoding SEC-C domain-containing protein, which translates to MADFLWSFEALARLCGHQDPGVRSWAADRARYLYPQEAGPLMVGLLNDREESVAVQAADYFCAYPDSGIADTLLAAFRKSSGLSAERLAHALVLLKDNRLLDAVKEKHVRIPEAEAALADFAGGLMKVALLGTKEAHLYVEDTLGHLDSLGRSREAAALFFHANLAAGTDISKLLLSAYRSGVSGYVAALLSGITYRAGGWCAIEDLAGKRASEELAAEVDDAFELLIKGEYANVAKSLKALLKRRRFNKILQETGLTALAIEQKKRREHGEDAYLRWQAQRDVPFFHCAVLSAFKETAAEIPPAQREIVACIAIIVLSLLTESRSLLALNPAMLDPDAALRIFFEDRPAAPQDDALLDLLAQSADAKSLAGEAIRRLGQFPFAEANGRIIRFAGRFIDAELARELLTVSFEDNEFADDVAKAVSSLGDLSIPLLCPLFEQNNQVGIPLALRVLEETPTEKAADLVLTHWSLLWGEYREWLLNTVTGIGDKRFIPVLKTELKAGEQAENETFRFLCLVNGITNPELNSIERESERREKRKKRLRRALEEGDMAALLREPIEIPLKCRSCHNVYHYTVDKVFAVVGTADMVIDDCIVCKQCGALDHYEIPEEGRIAVTARLAALHLLPEAAKADLDEMTVATRRSVSALGKDMPIQDLIDKYEKKLKKDSENPELLIGFANALRQGKRREDAVPIYERALKNDPLSVEGHVTLGEYAFDKGDLEAAFTHYSKAAEVMDRGNYYRLNGDRDQFKEGLLDKLMFVAEKLGRELPSPHEQGVMGEATAPPRRAVGRNHPCPCGSGKKYKKCCLLKESGQESAPTEPAPRKAPVPDPVFRRLRENLSRYIKREISRNDFLRGTGIFWNIEPREPLALPERASRDEGQFHDWFIHDYRRENGKTIMESFCDQRGNTLAAEEKRLAESLMKSYESIYEVQAVREGEGLTIRDIFTGEVMGVQEISASYEAVQWDLLQARVYKMDGVCRFAGNGQKLPRMRGEALKAYIDKARRSFEAETGRGGWPVFLKENAFLIGRFFDEVVEKPPVLLTEERHRIITAKAHFTVSDFGHARKLLSGEYDFTDEEETPSGGVSYSWLKRGPSREWKIGTEEAEKGIVATSSIVHPSGQLTFTVLGTVNLHPDRLTLECMSRERLERGKKRLLDLLRGSVRHRVDEFEDIDVAMERQEEKEEAAKPLKHDERYRTMLTSVMQKYLSAWPDTAIPALGGKTPREAAASPAGREKVLGLIKDLEYGEAQKKKNGEPFMNLGPLRKELGFGRDEG; encoded by the coding sequence TTGGCAGATTTTTTGTGGAGTTTTGAAGCGCTCGCCCGCTTGTGCGGGCATCAAGACCCGGGGGTGAGAAGCTGGGCGGCTGACCGGGCGCGCTATCTTTACCCGCAGGAGGCGGGGCCGCTCATGGTCGGGCTTCTGAACGACCGGGAAGAATCGGTGGCGGTCCAAGCCGCCGACTATTTCTGCGCCTATCCCGACAGTGGCATCGCCGATACCCTGCTTGCCGCCTTCAGAAAAAGCTCGGGTCTTTCGGCAGAGCGCCTCGCCCATGCCCTGGTTTTGCTGAAAGACAACAGACTTCTCGACGCCGTAAAGGAAAAGCATGTCCGGATACCCGAGGCCGAGGCTGCCCTCGCCGACTTCGCCGGGGGGTTGATGAAAGTTGCCCTCCTCGGAACAAAAGAGGCCCATCTGTACGTGGAAGACACACTTGGGCATCTCGACTCGCTTGGCCGCTCCCGGGAGGCGGCAGCTCTGTTTTTCCACGCGAACCTCGCGGCGGGCACAGACATTAGCAAACTGCTTCTTTCCGCCTATCGCAGCGGCGTGAGCGGCTATGTCGCGGCGCTCCTATCCGGAATCACGTACCGCGCCGGGGGATGGTGCGCGATTGAGGACCTTGCCGGCAAGAGGGCCTCCGAAGAACTCGCCGCGGAAGTTGATGATGCTTTCGAGCTCCTGATCAAAGGCGAGTACGCGAACGTCGCAAAATCCCTCAAAGCGCTCTTGAAAAGGCGGAGGTTCAACAAAATTTTGCAAGAGACGGGCCTAACCGCCCTGGCGATTGAGCAGAAAAAAAGGCGGGAACACGGCGAGGATGCCTATCTCCGCTGGCAGGCGCAAAGGGACGTCCCGTTCTTTCATTGCGCCGTCCTGAGCGCCTTTAAGGAAACAGCCGCGGAAATTCCCCCCGCGCAGCGGGAAATCGTTGCCTGTATTGCCATTATCGTTCTTTCCCTGCTTACAGAGTCCCGCTCCCTGCTCGCCCTGAATCCTGCAATGCTCGACCCGGATGCTGCGCTCAGGATATTTTTTGAGGACAGGCCCGCGGCGCCCCAGGACGATGCGCTTCTGGATCTCCTTGCCCAAAGTGCGGACGCGAAGAGCCTGGCCGGCGAGGCCATCCGCCGGCTGGGGCAGTTCCCTTTCGCCGAGGCAAACGGGCGAATCATCCGGTTCGCGGGCAGGTTCATCGATGCAGAGCTGGCCCGGGAGCTGCTGACAGTGAGCTTCGAAGACAACGAGTTCGCTGATGACGTCGCCAAGGCAGTCAGCAGTCTGGGCGACCTTTCCATTCCCCTGCTGTGCCCCCTTTTCGAGCAGAACAATCAGGTCGGAATCCCTCTGGCGCTGCGCGTCCTGGAGGAGACTCCAACGGAGAAGGCGGCTGATCTCGTTTTGACCCACTGGTCACTTCTGTGGGGCGAGTACAGGGAATGGCTTCTGAACACCGTGACCGGAATAGGCGATAAAAGGTTTATCCCGGTTCTGAAGACCGAGCTGAAAGCGGGCGAGCAAGCCGAAAACGAGACCTTTCGCTTCCTGTGCCTTGTCAACGGCATAACAAATCCCGAACTCAATAGCATCGAGCGGGAAAGCGAGCGCCGCGAAAAAAGAAAAAAGCGCTTGCGCCGCGCGCTGGAAGAGGGGGACATGGCAGCCCTCCTGAGGGAACCTATAGAGATCCCGCTCAAGTGCCGCTCTTGTCATAATGTCTATCATTACACGGTTGACAAGGTCTTCGCGGTCGTCGGCACAGCAGACATGGTGATTGATGACTGCATCGTCTGCAAGCAATGCGGAGCGCTCGACCACTATGAAATCCCCGAAGAGGGAAGGATCGCGGTGACAGCCCGGTTGGCGGCGCTCCATCTTCTCCCGGAAGCCGCCAAAGCAGACCTGGATGAAATGACAGTCGCCACCCGCAGGTCGGTATCGGCCCTCGGGAAGGATATGCCCATCCAGGATTTGATAGACAAATATGAGAAGAAGCTGAAAAAGGATTCGGAGAACCCCGAACTCCTCATCGGTTTTGCCAACGCCCTCCGGCAGGGCAAGCGGCGGGAGGATGCCGTGCCCATTTACGAGCGGGCGCTCAAGAACGACCCCCTGAGCGTAGAAGGTCACGTCACCCTCGGCGAATACGCCTTCGACAAGGGCGATCTCGAGGCGGCCTTTACCCATTACAGCAAGGCCGCAGAGGTCATGGACCGGGGGAACTACTACCGGCTCAACGGCGATCGCGATCAATTCAAGGAAGGCCTTCTCGATAAGCTTATGTTTGTGGCGGAAAAGCTCGGGCGGGAACTCCCCTCTCCTCATGAGCAAGGCGTCATGGGGGAGGCGACGGCGCCCCCGCGACGGGCGGTCGGCCGAAATCACCCTTGCCCCTGCGGAAGCGGAAAGAAATACAAGAAGTGCTGCCTCCTCAAGGAATCCGGGCAGGAATCGGCGCCAACTGAACCGGCGCCCCGCAAAGCGCCCGTTCCTGATCCGGTTTTCCGGCGCCTCCGGGAAAATCTTTCCCGCTACATCAAAAGGGAGATATCCCGTAACGATTTTCTGAGGGGCACGGGCATATTCTGGAATATCGAGCCTCGGGAGCCCCTCGCACTGCCCGAGAGGGCCTCCCGAGATGAAGGCCAGTTCCACGATTGGTTCATCCACGACTACCGCAGGGAAAACGGAAAAACAATAATGGAGAGCTTCTGCGACCAACGGGGGAACACACTGGCCGCAGAAGAGAAACGCCTCGCCGAATCACTTATGAAAAGTTACGAGTCCATCTACGAGGTGCAGGCTGTCCGGGAAGGGGAAGGGCTGACGATCCGGGATATCTTTACCGGCGAGGTGATGGGTGTGCAGGAAATCTCCGCGTCCTACGAGGCCGTCCAATGGGATCTCCTTCAGGCGAGGGTTTACAAAATGGACGGCGTGTGCAGGTTTGCTGGAAATGGGCAGAAGCTCCCACGGATGAGGGGAGAAGCCCTGAAGGCATACATAGACAAGGCTCGCCGGAGCTTCGAGGCCGAAACGGGGCGAGGGGGCTGGCCCGTCTTTTTGAAGGAGAACGCCTTCCTGATCGGGCGTTTCTTTGATGAGGTCGTTGAAAAACCGCCCGTGCTGCTCACCGAGGAAAGACACCGAATCATCACTGCGAAGGCCCACTTTACAGTGTCCGATTTCGGGCACGCCCGGAAACTCCTTTCCGGAGAGTACGATTTCACCGATGAGGAAGAGACCCCTTCCGGGGGCGTGAGCTACTCGTGGCTGAAAAGAGGCCCCTCCAGGGAGTGGAAAATAGGCACCGAGGAAGCTGAAAAGGGAATCGTTGCCACCTCCAGCATCGTCCATCCCTCCGGGCAGTTGACATTCACGGTCCTCGGCACGGTCAACCTCCATCCTGACAGGCTGACCCTCGAATGCATGTCCCGGGAACGACTGGAAAGGGGAAAAAAGAGGCTTCTCGATCTGCTGCGGGGTTCCGTCCGTCATCGCGTCGACGAATTCGAGGACATCGACGTAGCCATGGAACGGCAAGAAGAAAAAGAGGAAGCGGCAAAGCCCTTAAAACATGATGAGCGGTACAGAACCATGCTGACCTCGGTGATGCAGAAGTACCTGTCCGCCTGGCCCGATACGGCGATTCCGGCCCTCGGAGGCAAGACCCCCCGGGAGGCCGCGGCATCGCCAGCGGGCAGAGAGAAAGTCCTCGGCCTCATAAAGGATCTGGAATATGGGGAAGCCCAAAAGAAAAAGAACGGCGAACCCTTCATGAACCTCGGCCCCTTGCGGAAAGAGCTGGGATTCGGGAGGGATGAAGGCTGA